A genomic segment from Vagococcus zengguangii encodes:
- a CDS encoding DEAD/DEAH box helicase family protein: MAKKTKETFKPLSLPLYDELVQLDHSLLNDELGWVTPTYLAENMVHTFRDYQESALRYFHYTMTNKVFEYRRINHALFNMATGSGKTDLMAGLILYLYQEHDYQNFLFIVNTNSVLNKTIDNLTNKQSNKYLYQPVIEIDGERLSIVKVDEFPKNQSKNTIYIKLASVQSVASDIFTQSENSMGAQDYARNKVAILGDEAHHYSASTKSEKEMEQSWEKAINTILNANEDNKLLEFTATIDLENKKVYEKYKDKVLYRYGLDRFIQDRYSKNVKRIQSSNTDEENMLNVVLLSEFRRRYAFELYGTYIKPVIMFKSQKIDASNEANNLFNQLIDKLTPDYILAFLERQAKVMSEDQSETLGFAYNYFLKNKEDLPQIVKEMKREFSPSRIINANDSDRGAGMLEKGQYEALNSLESPNNLYRVVFAVAKLTEGWDVLNLYDIVRISNYKDTKGDKKTTMAEAQLIGRGARYNPFELDGEKSYQRRFEDDSNPSLILETLHYHTINEPQYLKNLVAALDEMNLPTGEDKKNPLLDVKVKSKFKKTDVWKYGKLYYNQSIELSDDYYDGLTKYSLNNQEDIVINWLSSAKEVSYKADMVYEDYTDMHQVPVEIDRRFIEKAMNRLTFFHFDNLKKYMPLLNSRDEFLGEKWLNITNRTIYANIPMKMTSHDLTAQEKLRIVELYLAEVAQKIKKNFNSHRGTNKFIGYPVKDYVTDYKKRIPNYDTSKLFMDKNPQTVQRFVIDDDYFVYESAIINLTEKQLIDRIGERVQELKGHYSEVFLIRMDENMHRESAKSENMKLHEFNPNAKDVHFEGFQPDFILYLQNADFFLQVFIEPKGGKIEEQQWKEDLLMYINEHEAELAFEEEIDGVKIKGLKFYTINDGRNTMKQLARIAIDGEFRGLSI, encoded by the coding sequence ATGGCTAAGAAGACGAAAGAAACGTTTAAACCATTGTCCCTTCCTTTATATGATGAACTCGTTCAACTGGATCATAGCTTACTAAATGATGAATTAGGATGGGTCACACCAACTTATTTAGCTGAAAATATGGTACATACGTTCCGTGATTATCAGGAGTCTGCTTTACGTTATTTCCACTACACCATGACGAATAAAGTCTTTGAGTACCGAAGAATTAATCATGCGTTGTTTAACATGGCAACGGGTTCGGGGAAAACAGATTTGATGGCTGGTTTAATCTTGTATTTGTATCAAGAACACGATTACCAGAACTTTTTATTTATTGTGAATACTAACAGTGTATTAAATAAAACGATTGATAACTTAACGAATAAGCAATCTAATAAGTATTTGTATCAGCCAGTGATTGAAATAGATGGGGAACGTTTGTCGATTGTAAAAGTTGATGAGTTTCCGAAAAATCAAAGTAAAAACACGATTTACATTAAATTAGCCAGTGTACAATCCGTTGCGAGTGATATTTTCACACAAAGTGAGAACTCAATGGGAGCGCAAGATTACGCAAGAAATAAAGTGGCTATTTTAGGAGACGAAGCGCATCACTATTCAGCTTCTACTAAGTCTGAAAAAGAAATGGAACAATCATGGGAAAAAGCGATTAATACCATATTAAACGCCAATGAAGATAATAAGTTGTTAGAATTTACGGCGACTATTGATTTAGAAAACAAAAAAGTCTATGAGAAGTACAAAGATAAAGTGTTATATCGTTACGGTTTAGATCGTTTTATTCAAGACAGATACTCTAAGAATGTTAAACGAATTCAATCAAGCAACACAGATGAAGAAAACATGTTGAATGTTGTGTTATTAAGTGAGTTTAGACGTCGCTATGCCTTTGAATTATATGGTACTTATATCAAACCAGTGATTATGTTTAAATCACAAAAAATTGATGCGTCAAATGAAGCAAACAACCTGTTTAATCAACTGATTGACAAGTTAACACCAGACTATATTTTAGCGTTTCTTGAAAGACAAGCAAAAGTCATGTCTGAAGATCAAAGTGAGACGTTAGGTTTTGCCTATAATTACTTCTTAAAAAATAAAGAAGACTTACCTCAAATTGTCAAAGAAATGAAGCGTGAGTTCTCACCAAGTCGCATTATTAACGCTAACGATAGTGATCGTGGGGCAGGAATGCTTGAAAAAGGACAATATGAAGCGTTAAATAGTTTAGAAAGTCCTAATAACTTGTATCGTGTCGTGTTTGCGGTAGCAAAGTTAACAGAAGGTTGGGATGTTTTAAATCTGTATGATATTGTCAGAATCAGTAACTATAAAGATACCAAAGGCGATAAGAAAACGACTATGGCTGAAGCCCAGTTAATTGGACGTGGGGCAAGGTATAATCCTTTTGAATTAGATGGCGAAAAATCTTATCAAAGACGATTTGAAGATGATAGCAATCCAAGTTTGATTTTAGAAACGTTACATTATCATACGATCAATGAACCACAGTATCTGAAAAACTTAGTGGCTGCTTTAGATGAAATGAACTTACCAACGGGCGAAGATAAGAAAAACCCGCTTTTAGATGTCAAAGTTAAATCCAAATTCAAGAAAACGGATGTCTGGAAATACGGGAAATTGTATTATAACCAATCCATTGAGTTATCAGATGATTACTATGACGGTTTAACCAAATATTCGCTAAACAACCAAGAAGATATTGTCATTAATTGGTTATCCTCAGCAAAAGAGGTAAGCTATAAAGCGGATATGGTGTATGAAGATTATACAGATATGCATCAAGTACCCGTTGAAATTGATAGGAGATTCATAGAAAAAGCCATGAATCGTTTAACATTTTTCCATTTTGATAACCTAAAAAAATATATGCCATTATTAAATTCAAGAGACGAGTTTTTAGGGGAGAAATGGTTAAATATTACCAATCGTACAATATACGCAAACATTCCAATGAAAATGACAAGCCACGATTTAACAGCACAAGAAAAGTTGAGAATTGTTGAACTGTATTTAGCGGAAGTCGCTCAAAAAATTAAGAAGAACTTTAACAGTCATAGAGGGACGAATAAATTCATTGGCTATCCAGTGAAAGACTATGTGACGGATTATAAGAAACGTATTCCTAACTATGATACGTCAAAATTGTTCATGGATAAAAACCCTCAAACAGTGCAACGATTTGTGATTGATGATGATTATTTCGTGTACGAATCAGCGATTATTAACTTAACAGAAAAACAATTGATTGATCGTATTGGGGAAAGAGTACAAGAGTTGAAAGGACACTATTCAGAAGTTTTCTTGATTCGTATGGATGAGAACATGCATAGAGAATCAGCTAAAAGCGAAAATATGAAGCTACATGAATTCAATCCCAACGCTAAAGATGTTCACTTTGAAGGGTTCCAACCAGACTTCATACTATATCTTCAAAATGCCGACTTTTTCTTACAAGTATTTATTGAACCAAAAGGCGGTAAAATAGAAGAACAACAATGGAAAGAAGATTTGTTGATGTATATCAACGAGCATGAAGCAGAATTAGCCTTTGAAGAGGAAATAGACGGCGTTAAAATCAAAGGACTAAAATTCTACACAATCAATGACGGTAGAAATACTATGAAACAACTTGCCAGAATTGCGATTGATGGTGAGTTTAGAGGGTTGAGTATTTGA